The genomic interval ATCACTCAAAAGGCCAATATGTGATGGCAACTAGTTGACTAGATGGACGTGTGAGGCTTTATGTTGAAAACTTCAATGCAAGATTGGAGGATATTGAGGCTCATTGTTGACAAAAGTTGTAGAAGACTTTGAATATTAATTGGCATTGGACCATTCAACAAGATTAAGATTACTTGGCATCACACACACACATGTTTGTGAAGTAAACAAATGTATCTGTCAACAAAAACTTTGTTCATTTGAAAGAAGTGAGAAATCCCCTTATGCCTaacaatgataaaaaataatatctacaAAATTTCAGACTTTCTTTTGGCAATAGTTTTATAGAAGACTAAAGGAGCACAGTCTGCTATGAatcatcaaaattaaaattagaaatagcATATGGAAATTACAAAGAACAAAATGAGTAATAACAAGCAACCATAACAAGCCTTACACAATCAAACAAACCCTGTCTCTGGTGATAACAAAACTCCATCAATACCAAGGGCCTTGGAACAGAACTTTCATGACAACCTTGCTGCTCACTTGCAATCTACCCCAGCCTCAGCAGCACGACGAGGCTTGTTCTTACGCCGGCTCCCATTCTGTCGGAATCCAGTAGACTTTATTGAATCGTCAGGGCCTGTCTTTGCTAGGATGCCATTGTCCTCTTTCAGGTGATCTATCTTTTCTTTAACCTGTGTAGATctcttccttttccttttatttacTGTGATAGCCGGAGTTTTCAAATCATTGGTAGAGCCGTTAACTTTAACATTCTCCTCATCTTTCTCTATAATTTCAGTTACTTCCACTTCTTCAATTTCATCAGTCAGTGGCTTTAGaggt from Phaseolus vulgaris cultivar G19833 chromosome 1, P. vulgaris v2.0, whole genome shotgun sequence carries:
- the LOC137814125 gene encoding uncharacterized protein, encoding MGRGRGKGKKQSVIAEDPGSGEEDKVPAYRRRGRPLKPLTDEIEEVEVTEIIEKDEENVKVNGSTNDLKTPAITVNKRKRKRSTQVKEKIDHLKEDNGILAKTGPDDSIKSTGFRQNGSRRKNKPRRAAEAGVDCK